In the Haloarcula marismortui ATCC 43049 genome, one interval contains:
- a CDS encoding IS6 family transposase, with amino-acid sequence MQLADLLRETLDEDSQDVWENERTPTPVRRFGVRLHTAGLSIRETVAVLDLLGVDRSHGAVWNWVHTLSEAQSDPPTAEPSRVAVDEKQIEIDGEKKWLYAAVDTESKLLLEVDVFSRRGTDPAAAFLHRLTQKHDVDDTVFLVDAGGYLTALSRHDLSGRLDYRIRNHIEKWFQTVTMRIDRFHSYWRGSQSSAKQWLRRFRHHYNHERPNQALNGRTPAEEIQN; translated from the coding sequence ATGCAACTCGCAGACCTCCTCAGAGAAACGTTGGATGAGGACAGTCAAGACGTTTGGGAGAATGAGCGCACCCCGACACCCGTCCGGCGGTTTGGGGTGCGTCTCCATACTGCGGGGCTATCGATTAGGGAGACGGTTGCTGTCCTAGACCTGCTGGGTGTCGATCGCTCTCACGGAGCAGTCTGGAATTGGGTGCATACACTGTCTGAAGCACAGAGCGACCCGCCGACGGCGGAGCCGTCGCGGGTCGCGGTCGATGAGAAACAAATCGAGATTGACGGAGAAAAGAAGTGGTTGTACGCCGCTGTTGACACCGAATCAAAGTTGCTGCTCGAAGTGGACGTGTTCAGCCGCCGCGGGACTGACCCCGCGGCGGCGTTCCTGCATCGACTCACTCAGAAACATGATGTCGATGATACAGTGTTTCTCGTCGATGCTGGCGGCTATCTGACTGCCCTCTCACGTCATGATTTGAGCGGTCGGCTTGACTACCGAATCCGGAACCATATCGAAAAGTGGTTCCAGACTGTGACCATGCGCATCGACCGCTTTCACTCTTACTGGCGGGGCAGTCAATCCAGCGCGAAACAGTGGTTACGACGCTTCAGACACCACTACAACCACGAACGACCGAACCAAGCGCTCAACGGACGAACGCCAGCTGAGGAGATTCAGAACTAG
- a CDS encoding helix-turn-helix transcriptional regulator, which translates to MDNPKGTELTAELQEHYPEEITAGRVYPQLDDLVEKGLVKKGKKNGRTNEYRLAGRSVRDLQDHREWENQYLAPIDELSTWQAVT; encoded by the coding sequence ATGGATAATCCGAAGGGGACAGAACTCACCGCCGAGTTGCAGGAGCACTATCCTGAAGAGATCACAGCCGGACGCGTGTATCCACAGCTGGATGACTTGGTCGAGAAAGGGCTTGTCAAGAAGGGGAAGAAGAACGGACGAACAAACGAATATCGGCTGGCAGGGCGTAGCGTGCGAGACCTCCAAGATCACCGAGAGTGGGAGAATCAGTATCTGGCTCCGATTGACGAGCTATCCACATGGCAAGCAGTGACGTGA
- a CDS encoding orc1/cdc6 family replication initiation protein, whose product MIEQADEESVFRNRNLVEPDTIIDRDRIVGRDDQLRTVVSNLRKVLNENRPPNLLLYGPAGTGKSLIFDAVARQIRDISKNRGYEFGTLRINCQNLRSLDEAVYALVREAAHDLNEEIGVARHGVSTSTKYDRLYDLLDEGYDSVVFVLDEIDLLLGRRSSSSEPAYSDLIYQLSRASIESIDIQVSVAALTNDPEFMNNLDARAESSFNPRDIPFSDYDANQLQEILRNREDAFIQDALSEDVIPLTSAFAAQSHGDARKAIDLLRKAGDVANENGDLTVTENHVREAQEDVETDRSLKLVEGLTTQKKISLYATAAVAEFGKSGSTTASSRVAFPVYQFLTDVLDADGRTRETFNNYVREVGTYGQLDHERKSLGGKQGGGMYLMYEFKRDPGEIKKRLEQDERIADLSHHEDGLNRVIQAQKRNFAED is encoded by the coding sequence ATGATTGAACAGGCAGACGAGGAGTCAGTGTTCAGAAATCGGAATCTAGTGGAGCCCGACACGATTATCGACAGAGACCGTATTGTTGGCCGTGACGATCAACTGAGAACTGTCGTCTCTAATCTTCGGAAGGTTCTGAATGAAAACCGCCCACCGAACTTACTACTCTACGGTCCTGCAGGAACAGGGAAATCGCTGATATTTGACGCTGTTGCACGGCAAATCCGAGACATATCTAAGAATCGGGGTTATGAGTTCGGTACACTCCGAATTAATTGCCAAAATCTCAGGAGTCTTGACGAAGCCGTGTACGCACTTGTCCGTGAAGCTGCTCATGACCTCAACGAAGAAATCGGAGTCGCGCGGCATGGCGTCTCTACGAGTACGAAGTATGACCGTCTCTACGATCTGCTAGATGAAGGATACGACTCTGTCGTGTTTGTCTTAGACGAAATTGACTTGCTACTCGGTCGGCGGTCATCTTCAAGCGAACCCGCATATTCGGATTTAATCTACCAACTCAGCCGCGCCAGCATTGAGAGCATCGATATTCAGGTATCAGTAGCTGCACTAACCAACGACCCTGAGTTCATGAATAACCTGGACGCACGAGCGGAAAGTTCGTTCAACCCACGGGACATTCCCTTTTCAGACTACGATGCTAACCAACTACAGGAGATTCTCCGGAACCGGGAAGACGCATTTATTCAGGACGCATTATCCGAGGACGTTATCCCGTTGACTTCTGCCTTCGCTGCTCAAAGCCATGGAGACGCTCGGAAAGCTATTGATCTTCTTCGGAAGGCAGGCGACGTCGCGAATGAGAACGGTGATCTGACTGTGACCGAGAATCACGTTCGGGAAGCTCAAGAGGATGTTGAGACTGACCGTTCTCTCAAGCTTGTGGAAGGGCTGACGACACAGAAGAAGATCTCGTTATATGCGACAGCCGCGGTGGCGGAGTTCGGGAAGAGTGGGTCAACGACGGCGTCATCGCGGGTGGCGTTCCCGGTGTACCAGTTTCTGACGGATGTGCTTGATGCAGATGGACGGACACGGGAGACGTTCAACAACTATGTCCGTGAGGTCGGGACGTATGGGCAGCTCGATCACGAGAGGAAAAGCCTTGGCGGAAAACAAGGTGGGGGGATGTACTTGATGTATGAGTTCAAGCGTGACCCCGGAGAAATCAAGAAGCGGTTAGAGCAAGATGAACGTATTGCTGATTTGAGTCACCACGAAGATGGCCTTAACCGAGTGATTCAGGCACAGAAGCGCAATTTTGCGGAGGATTAG
- a CDS encoding HEPN domain-containing protein yields MCESFWVAYRLHGPVEIRSEYQLSEKIILKPKENPNSITGTLEIIFEADDRSDAKEKADEEIMAKASRIISALAFTFDEGIVLGDHYKVRPVDAPNKSKMDASLKAGEFILDIGSQVHENIDDKLSEDDELGRAINWYNLGLSTETPEDALVAFWTGLESLAEREDADLSEEKERALDAAKDAALDSIDDDNHSLRGGVGGEIGELKKESISQAVVRMVGELVDEDLLTLNHVDADGLGSAVEMVYKERCDIVHEGRKTDNAHHKVAVAEQILKEVLIAKLPEAYSGFISDVVPERYPYSSMAIDVDHWVPVVFERDPDLVLDEWEVKRRAIAMARDLQDGYGFPVRNFAGEGNPLIQVEDGVFRLDPEFFDDLGQ; encoded by the coding sequence ATGTGTGAGAGTTTCTGGGTGGCCTACCGCCTCCATGGCCCTGTCGAAATACGATCAGAATATCAGCTCTCAGAGAAGATCATATTGAAGCCCAAGGAGAATCCGAACTCTATAACCGGGACACTGGAGATCATCTTCGAAGCCGATGATCGGAGTGATGCCAAAGAGAAGGCAGACGAAGAGATAATGGCCAAGGCCAGCCGGATTATCAGCGCCTTAGCATTCACTTTTGACGAAGGAATCGTTCTCGGTGATCACTACAAGGTCAGACCGGTAGATGCTCCGAACAAGTCAAAAATGGATGCCTCCCTGAAGGCAGGAGAATTTATCTTGGATATCGGGAGTCAGGTCCACGAGAATATCGATGACAAGCTCTCTGAGGACGATGAACTCGGTAGAGCAATCAACTGGTATAATCTCGGGCTTTCCACTGAAACACCGGAAGACGCGCTCGTTGCGTTTTGGACTGGGTTGGAGTCTCTTGCTGAGCGGGAGGATGCGGACTTGTCTGAGGAGAAGGAGAGGGCCTTGGACGCTGCAAAAGATGCGGCATTAGACTCGATAGACGATGATAATCATTCGCTTCGGGGAGGGGTAGGAGGTGAGATTGGAGAATTGAAGAAGGAGTCTATTTCCCAAGCCGTCGTTCGGATGGTCGGTGAACTCGTGGATGAGGATCTTCTAACTCTCAACCACGTTGATGCAGATGGTCTCGGCAGTGCTGTCGAGATGGTGTACAAGGAGCGCTGTGACATCGTTCACGAAGGTAGGAAAACGGACAACGCTCATCACAAGGTGGCTGTAGCTGAGCAGATTCTGAAGGAGGTGTTGATTGCGAAACTTCCAGAAGCGTATTCCGGGTTTATTTCTGATGTAGTCCCTGAGCGGTATCCGTATTCTTCGATGGCGATTGATGTGGATCACTGGGTTCCGGTCGTGTTTGAACGTGATCCTGACCTAGTGTTGGATGAGTGGGAAGTGAAGAGGCGAGCTATTGCTATGGCTCGTGATTTGCAGGATGGTTATGGGTTTCCGGTTAGGAATTTTGCTGGAGAGGGCAATCCTTTGATTCAGGTGGAAGATGGTGTATTCCGGCTTGATCCGGAGTTTTTCGACGATCTGGGTCAATAG
- a CDS encoding SOSS complex subunit B family protein, with protein sequence MYASNSSGKKASASNQTVSLSAHVDGGPEQLLEAVAETENGDELDFRMNRGSDSRGNFYARQEEAYDYDWTRSTEVGPDRRFGETLEQQEERHGREAEQARHSEVARAHVDGADREASARQLTDAETGRADGFRSPADPRQWMDRDTLARVNQQAATLADKTSLSRAAAGRRLAALVSGQMGDCNSLYEASFTVLDEAQNELQVPTPIDEVSPYGYECTVEGEVTHIIAEPDARNQYQVLYIEDDEGTSAKVTVWGKSMHGGEMVRTLREGDRVRISGGKPDDYNGIKTVAVTSDTLMCIIERGDGPAPTGHGGGSFGSSGDSRTAASWEAESDTHQWANERDSDRAVAVTLGKARCPEPGCSDLFDTEHGATTHQGMVHSAD encoded by the coding sequence ATGTACGCTAGCAATTCCAGCGGTAAGAAAGCATCGGCAAGCAACCAGACGGTTTCCCTTTCGGCCCACGTCGACGGTGGCCCCGAACAGCTTCTAGAGGCGGTCGCAGAGACCGAAAACGGCGACGAACTCGATTTCAGGATGAATCGGGGTAGCGATAGCCGTGGCAACTTCTACGCCCGTCAGGAGGAGGCATACGACTACGACTGGACCCGCTCGACCGAGGTTGGTCCGGACCGGCGGTTTGGCGAAACGCTGGAACAGCAGGAGGAACGTCACGGACGCGAAGCCGAGCAAGCCCGACACTCCGAGGTCGCACGCGCCCACGTCGACGGTGCCGACCGCGAAGCCTCGGCTCGCCAGCTCACCGACGCCGAAACCGGACGGGCTGACGGGTTCCGCTCACCGGCTGACCCCCGGCAGTGGATGGACCGCGACACGCTGGCGCGAGTCAACCAGCAGGCCGCGACGCTGGCAGACAAAACCAGTCTGTCACGAGCGGCAGCAGGCCGCCGACTCGCGGCCCTTGTGTCCGGGCAGATGGGCGACTGTAACAGCCTGTATGAGGCTTCCTTTACTGTCTTGGACGAGGCCCAGAACGAACTGCAAGTCCCCACGCCTATCGACGAAGTGAGTCCCTACGGCTACGAGTGTACGGTCGAGGGCGAAGTGACCCACATCATCGCGGAGCCAGACGCGCGGAACCAGTACCAAGTCCTCTACATTGAGGACGACGAGGGAACGAGCGCGAAGGTCACGGTCTGGGGCAAGTCCATGCACGGCGGCGAGATGGTGCGCACGCTCCGCGAGGGCGACAGAGTTCGGATTTCCGGGGGCAAGCCTGACGACTACAACGGTATCAAGACGGTGGCGGTCACGAGCGACACGCTCATGTGCATCATCGAGCGCGGCGACGGTCCCGCGCCCACTGGACACGGGGGCGGTTCGTTCGGTTCGTCCGGCGATAGTCGAACGGCGGCGTCATGGGAAGCCGAGTCAGACACCCATCAGTGGGCCAACGAGCGGGATTCTGACCGCGCGGTCGCCGTGACGCTCGGGAAGGCCCGCTGTCCTGAACCCGGGTGTTCGGACCTGTTCGACACTGAGCATGGAGCCACCACCCATCAGGGCATGGTCCACTCCGCAGACTAA
- a CDS encoding type IV secretory system conjugative DNA transfer family protein produces the protein MSSSSSAPPGQRSGEVPNSLKYDNVVGFVWAGFMLLFPPMIVDSDKVLPKRFWAWRYIYLGFGLISAAFFYDVLVQTPSAALLFPFAHVLAAISVGTLFAGFTVPGLSLPMVSYSTTVILYAISIGIVFSGELLRRTSPEMLAMNQWDHDDGESVVPLEEVSHEHEEAEMPFTLDQDVSTAVVGETGSGKTSMMKLLAYQFPYYSNTAVIAHDTGEDFQAFYEELGFDVQRIRHEDSDVVWNLFKDADSESDFREVAGAIFGEADGHDPFHRPAKQTFAEMLMYLHLSAQKNNRRHALCHADIVSLLNEGHIALKKALDEFDRLDSGHIDPDKGKGAQNVYQTIKENVDPVFTGDFGDYGEFSLQEYIENPEGRVLIIDSNPTELETLGPMYQLLVDWSIRYAMNASNPTVHILDEIDALPALTQVTNLTARGRKHKARALVGVQTIGQLKDTYSTISGIVGNCPQGVYFGPGDTESTDFILDELGESRQYDRSEMVSMSHQGRGENPRTQARDTYKEKDKTPVTSGLLRDFQPGECVAVSRTTWVHGQSYELADVRDSLPAQGAESPGSSELEPSEDDTDIESDSWFSFTRARLDDVLYGSLGEDDDDESRESGPDRDAEVEPTIDATDGLGDDESSDPLDQTTANTAVTSPDTDHPNLSDSEDAYDGGDHDQQSDDNTGGLFSEPDPDPSLGGTESAEQEGGESPTESDAEGDSNETEERDETESKEEERDVSEFM, from the coding sequence GTGAGTTCTAGTTCCTCTGCACCACCGGGACAACGCTCTGGCGAAGTCCCGAATAGCCTCAAGTACGACAACGTCGTCGGGTTCGTCTGGGCCGGGTTCATGCTGTTGTTCCCGCCGATGATCGTCGACAGCGACAAGGTTCTCCCAAAGCGATTCTGGGCGTGGCGCTACATCTACCTCGGCTTTGGACTCATCAGCGCGGCGTTCTTCTACGACGTGCTTGTCCAAACTCCCAGCGCAGCGCTGTTGTTCCCGTTCGCACACGTTCTGGCTGCCATCTCAGTGGGGACATTGTTCGCTGGCTTCACCGTGCCCGGCCTGTCACTGCCGATGGTCTCGTACTCGACCACGGTGATCCTGTATGCCATCTCAATCGGTATCGTGTTCTCAGGGGAACTACTCCGCCGGACCTCGCCGGAAATGCTCGCGATGAACCAGTGGGACCACGACGACGGAGAGTCCGTCGTCCCACTCGAAGAAGTCTCTCACGAACACGAAGAGGCCGAAATGCCGTTCACACTCGATCAGGATGTCTCAACGGCTGTCGTGGGCGAGACTGGGTCGGGCAAGACGTCGATGATGAAACTACTGGCCTACCAGTTCCCGTATTACAGTAACACGGCAGTCATCGCTCACGATACCGGCGAGGACTTTCAAGCATTCTACGAGGAGTTGGGCTTCGATGTTCAGCGCATCCGCCACGAAGACAGCGACGTAGTCTGGAATCTGTTCAAGGACGCCGATTCAGAGTCGGACTTCCGAGAGGTCGCCGGCGCGATCTTCGGCGAAGCCGACGGCCACGACCCATTCCATCGGCCCGCAAAACAGACTTTCGCGGAGATGCTGATGTACCTCCATCTCAGCGCACAAAAGAACAATCGCCGTCACGCGCTCTGTCATGCCGATATCGTCTCACTACTCAACGAGGGCCACATCGCGCTCAAGAAAGCCCTTGACGAGTTCGACCGGCTGGACTCAGGTCATATCGACCCTGACAAGGGCAAAGGCGCACAGAACGTCTACCAGACTATCAAGGAGAACGTCGATCCCGTCTTCACCGGTGACTTTGGGGACTACGGGGAGTTCTCGCTGCAAGAGTACATCGAGAACCCGGAAGGCCGAGTCCTCATCATCGACTCGAATCCGACAGAACTGGAAACGCTCGGGCCGATGTACCAACTGCTCGTAGACTGGTCGATCCGCTACGCGATGAATGCCTCGAATCCGACGGTCCATATCCTCGACGAGATTGACGCGCTGCCGGCGCTCACTCAGGTAACGAATCTTACGGCCCGAGGGCGGAAACACAAGGCTCGGGCACTAGTCGGCGTCCAGACAATCGGCCAGCTCAAAGACACGTATAGTACAATCTCTGGCATTGTCGGCAACTGCCCGCAGGGCGTTTACTTCGGTCCGGGTGACACTGAGTCGACGGACTTCATCCTTGACGAACTTGGCGAGAGTCGACAGTATGACCGGTCCGAGATGGTGTCGATGAGCCACCAGGGGCGCGGCGAGAACCCCCGAACACAGGCTCGGGACACGTACAAAGAGAAGGACAAGACGCCGGTCACATCCGGCCTGCTCCGAGACTTCCAGCCCGGTGAGTGCGTTGCCGTCTCTCGGACGACGTGGGTCCACGGGCAGTCTTATGAACTGGCGGACGTTCGCGATAGCCTTCCGGCGCAAGGTGCGGAGTCACCGGGCAGTTCGGAACTGGAGCCCTCTGAGGATGACACCGACATCGAGAGTGACAGCTGGTTCTCGTTCACTCGGGCCCGACTTGATGATGTGCTCTATGGCTCACTTGGTGAGGACGACGACGATGAGTCCAGAGAGAGTGGCCCGGATCGTGACGCCGAAGTCGAGCCGACCATCGACGCGACAGACGGGTTGGGCGACGACGAGTCGAGCGACCCACTCGACCAGACAACAGCAAACACTGCCGTCACGTCTCCGGACACAGATCACCCGAACCTATCAGATTCAGAAGATGCGTATGACGGTGGCGATCACGACCAGCAGTCCGACGACAACACTGGCGGACTCTTCTCTGAGCCGGACCCAGATCCCAGCTTAGGAGGGACGGAATCTGCCGAGCAGGAAGGTGGTGAATCACCCACTGAATCAGATGCAGAGGGGGACTCAAACGAGACTGAAGAGCGGGACGAAACTGAGTCAAAAGAGGAAGAGCGCGACGTATCTGAGTTCATGTAA
- a CDS encoding type II toxin-antitoxin system VapC family toxin, protein MAAVVVDANVLIATRLSRDQNHERGKAITQAVDQGVLPTAYILSDVLEEVINYLQARAGHNVATETLDAIIESSGFSLRQSSKSDFDTGRSLFRRYESLSLTDAIIVATMQREEIEYLYSFDDGFDDVSSLTRLTTPDNPFEQ, encoded by the coding sequence ATGGCCGCGGTTGTTGTCGACGCAAACGTCCTCATCGCTACTCGTCTCTCTCGCGATCAGAATCACGAACGTGGCAAAGCAATTACGCAGGCGGTAGACCAAGGAGTCCTCCCGACAGCGTACATCCTGAGTGACGTGCTCGAAGAGGTCATCAACTATCTTCAGGCAAGGGCTGGGCACAATGTTGCGACTGAAACGCTTGATGCTATCATCGAGAGCAGCGGGTTCTCACTCAGACAGAGTTCAAAGTCTGATTTCGACACTGGCCGGTCGCTGTTCCGACGCTACGAGTCCCTTTCACTGACTGATGCCATTATTGTCGCAACGATGCAACGAGAAGAGATCGAATATCTCTACAGCTTTGACGACGGATTTGACGATGTTTCCTCACTCACTCGCCTCACGACACCTGATAACCCGTTTGAGCAGTAG
- a CDS encoding AbrB/MazE/SpoVT family DNA-binding domain-containing protein, translated as MSHEVEDETTVNESYSVTVPAAVRREAGVEAGDKIRWHVDDDGKLSIKLVKQHYGAFSQLEPVDVGEPTDAADDHDLIAGDY; from the coding sequence ATGTCCCACGAAGTCGAAGACGAAACGACAGTGAACGAGAGCTATTCTGTGACGGTCCCAGCAGCGGTACGGAGAGAGGCTGGTGTTGAAGCTGGTGACAAAATCCGCTGGCATGTCGACGATGACGGGAAGCTTTCAATCAAACTCGTCAAGCAACACTATGGAGCGTTCTCACAACTAGAGCCAGTCGACGTAGGCGAACCAACTGATGCCGCTGACGACCACGATCTCATTGCTGGAGACTACTGA
- a CDS encoding ParA family protein, protein MRVTIGMQKGGVGKTTTTINTAGALAERGHDVLAIDADPQGALTLKLGHKEQYRRFSDNPNEDAEALIDVLTQDGDMEFDQLDDLIISGGEYDIIPAHMRNFLAEKSLYTDRRGFESLKIALNRSDIDYDYVLIDSPPNLGPLADAALLAAENVLFPSEPNVIAQESLKILFDEVETLEDQFEVKIRAIGAILNQVPAQGSIAADMQDWFTETFGEDRVLSVPDRDAIEHAIEYETSIYAYDPDDAGYPWDSDPINELRDCYLSIAELLEEINNE, encoded by the coding sequence ATGAGAGTCACAATTGGTATGCAGAAAGGGGGAGTCGGAAAGACAACGACAACGATCAACACGGCAGGCGCACTCGCTGAACGTGGCCATGACGTGCTCGCAATAGATGCTGATCCGCAGGGAGCTTTAACGCTCAAACTCGGACATAAAGAGCAATATAGACGGTTCTCTGACAACCCAAATGAAGACGCGGAGGCACTGATTGATGTCCTAACCCAAGATGGAGATATGGAATTCGACCAGTTAGATGATCTCATCATCTCCGGTGGGGAGTACGACATTATTCCTGCGCATATGCGGAATTTCCTTGCCGAGAAGTCTTTGTACACTGATCGGCGAGGCTTTGAGTCTCTAAAAATCGCTCTCAACCGCTCTGACATCGACTATGACTATGTCCTGATCGACTCGCCTCCAAATCTTGGGCCGCTCGCCGATGCTGCACTTCTCGCTGCAGAGAACGTCTTATTCCCAAGCGAGCCGAATGTTATCGCTCAGGAGTCGCTTAAGATCTTGTTTGATGAAGTAGAGACTCTAGAAGACCAGTTCGAGGTCAAGATTAGGGCTATTGGAGCCATCCTAAATCAAGTCCCAGCACAAGGCTCCATCGCAGCAGATATGCAGGACTGGTTCACTGAGACGTTCGGGGAAGATCGAGTTCTCTCAGTCCCAGACAGAGACGCAATTGAACACGCTATCGAATACGAAACATCAATTTATGCCTATGATCCAGACGACGCGGGTTATCCGTGGGATAGTGACCCAATCAATGAGCTTCGCGACTGTTATCTCAGCATCGCAGAGCTACTGGAGGAAATAAACAATGAGTGA
- a CDS encoding relaxase/mobilization nuclease domain-containing protein: MMLKTDYQEGGAGNLVDYIQRDREQDAGATVDLRNPAGRELSDSEVNRFVDKSREFGFQRHMIVSPDPTGQYSPEEVRANTRDFMNSEFTQQPTTDCVYGVHRDTEFPHAHIAATGERAELEMGREDIQQMREQAATAFEEPARTRDPTAAPRDAPEDIGRVVDEEAREQYHEAELSLNPEAEKALKRATEKSQQKDVGQPTAEKASDERQTEPLSERAAERAEEQAATEREPEVDIEREQEPEREVGWWQ; the protein is encoded by the coding sequence ATGATGCTGAAAACAGATTATCAGGAGGGTGGTGCAGGGAACCTCGTCGATTACATTCAGCGTGATCGCGAACAGGACGCCGGCGCGACGGTCGACCTCCGAAACCCCGCCGGGCGAGAACTGTCTGACTCAGAGGTGAATCGGTTTGTCGACAAGAGCCGCGAGTTCGGATTCCAGCGGCACATGATCGTCTCGCCAGACCCCACGGGACAATATTCGCCAGAAGAAGTCCGTGCCAACACTCGGGACTTCATGAACAGTGAGTTTACACAGCAGCCGACAACCGACTGCGTGTATGGTGTTCACCGAGACACAGAGTTTCCCCATGCACATATCGCGGCGACTGGCGAGCGTGCGGAATTAGAAATGGGTCGGGAAGATATCCAGCAGATGCGCGAACAAGCAGCGACCGCGTTTGAAGAACCCGCTCGAACACGCGACCCAACGGCTGCCCCTCGCGATGCTCCGGAGGACATTGGCCGGGTCGTGGACGAAGAAGCTCGGGAGCAGTACCACGAGGCAGAACTATCGCTGAACCCCGAAGCCGAAAAAGCGCTCAAACGGGCGACTGAGAAGAGTCAACAGAAAGACGTCGGACAGCCTACGGCTGAGAAAGCGAGCGATGAGCGCCAAACTGAGCCACTCTCAGAACGTGCTGCGGAGAGAGCCGAAGAACAGGCGGCAACTGAACGCGAACCCGAAGTTGATATTGAACGCGAGCAGGAACCCGAACGCGAAGTCGGGTGGTGGCAGTGA
- the tnpA gene encoding IS200/IS605-like element ISHma12 family transposase, with amino-acid sequence MGYDLDSGAHSTYSLHYHLILTTKYRRGVLTEERTQFIHEVISGFTDNYGVELTNLDGEDDHVHILFRAKPTTDLVKFINTVKGATARRIRNEYADELKTELWGDSFWNDSYCLISTGQVSLDVLKQYVEDQRE; translated from the coding sequence ATGGGGTACGACCTCGACTCGGGAGCACACTCGACGTATTCCCTGCACTACCACCTGATACTCACCACGAAGTATCGGCGTGGCGTGCTAACCGAAGAGCGAACCCAATTCATTCACGAGGTTATCAGCGGGTTCACGGACAACTACGGCGTCGAACTGACGAACCTCGACGGCGAGGACGACCACGTACACATCCTATTCCGAGCGAAACCAACCACAGACCTCGTGAAGTTCATCAACACGGTCAAGGGCGCGACCGCCCGCCGTATCCGAAACGAGTACGCGGATGAACTGAAGACCGAACTGTGGGGCGACTCGTTCTGGAACGATTCGTACTGCCTCATCTCGACGGGGCAGGTGTCGCTGGATGTGCTGAAACAGTACGTAGAGGACCAACGCGAGTAG